A DNA window from Thermosynechococcaceae cyanobacterium Okahandja contains the following coding sequences:
- a CDS encoding AAA-like domain-containing protein has product MGASLEHTASYQVGGSLPTTSAVYVQRQADTDLLSGLLTGEFCYVLNSRQMGKSSLRVQVTQQLLARGYRCAALDITKIGSQNIQPEQWYASFVGALIQGFNLTEVVSLRSWWRDRQLVSPIQRLSEFVEEVLLSHTTEPLVIFIDEIDSLLSLPFSTDDFFAWIRACYNQRADRPDYRRLTFALFGVATPDQLIQDKQRTPFNIGRAIALSGFELQEAAPLLAGIAHLSDAPEQLLAAVLAWTGGQPFLTQKLCRLLQIHGSFMAAAAIPATLEHFVHEHILQDWERHDEPEHLKTIRNRLLADEQRIGRLLGLYQSVLETGGIPLDGSPEQRALCLTGLVCQRHGQLVVFNPIYAHVFNPHWIEQQLEQLRPYSQEFQAWLRSGGSDSSRLLRGQALEDALLWASGKSLSDLDYQYLSASQEANQKAIQQTLLLERQEKEAISAANRILEAARRKASRLTRRALLALAVVSVISVGVAAILVKTHTELRTSEQSLALEQASDDLLEQFQTQELAALLAAIQAGRQLQSLVGQRPLSQYPTTRPLFVLNYILDRIQARNQWHTSEAPLVAAQITRDGQRLSISEAGVVQFWTVQGQAVATQPLGIGSVKLARLNPQGDRLALLNQQGQLSIWRIERQQLVLAHRLTPVAAEIGNLRFSADSQEIAATTTTGTIFRWRTSGELIGSISTPSQTINSLSYGRDRLAIADAAGWIRVWFLDGTPLQAWQVQADKPIPQTSLTYLEDGKLASVGEDGTLRLWNGNGQQINQWQVSSAPVYFVGTTPRAGELITLSTDNSIRLWSITGELLADLQGHERLVNTVSFDASGGTLLSSDRGGQMTLWYLNHDRLREWLAGQDSVWSLALDAAAATLVTGGKDGRVKHWRRDGRLLAQTPVLDPEGINQVLFTADQQRVAIATKGGKLALWNLNDNSLQTWTLPIEDSLYAIALDRQQRYFAAGDAKGTLYLLDLQQPQHIRQWQTKGEIWSLSFHPERPLLASTGQAGVVEVWHIHRDRLAYRLDPKQGWLASVRFSGDGHSLVAAGESGWVYRWNAQGGDRQTFRAHQRSIVSLSLSADGQTIATASPDRSVRLWNRSGQLITLLDDIRAIPYSVDLQGDTDQYVAIGTEDDEVIVTPLSSLSQLISAACEWLQDYRSQNPAVTRACP; this is encoded by the coding sequence ATGGGGGCATCGCTAGAGCATACCGCAAGTTATCAGGTGGGGGGCAGTTTACCCACAACCTCGGCGGTGTATGTGCAGCGCCAAGCGGATACTGACCTACTCTCGGGGCTGCTGACGGGTGAGTTTTGCTATGTCCTGAACTCCCGTCAGATGGGCAAGTCTAGTTTGCGGGTTCAGGTGACGCAGCAACTGTTGGCTCGGGGCTATCGCTGTGCGGCGCTCGACATTACCAAAATTGGCAGTCAAAATATTCAGCCGGAGCAATGGTACGCCAGTTTTGTTGGGGCACTCATTCAGGGGTTTAACCTGACGGAGGTGGTTTCCCTGCGCTCTTGGTGGCGCGATCGCCAGTTGGTGTCGCCGATTCAGCGGCTGAGTGAGTTTGTGGAAGAGGTGCTGCTGAGCCACACCACAGAACCCTTAGTGATTTTTATTGATGAAATTGACAGTCTGCTGAGCTTACCTTTTTCCACCGATGATTTTTTCGCTTGGATTCGTGCCTGTTACAATCAACGGGCCGATCGCCCCGACTATCGCCGCCTCACCTTTGCCCTGTTTGGCGTGGCCACCCCCGATCAACTGATTCAAGATAAGCAGCGCACCCCCTTTAACATTGGCCGCGCGATCGCCCTCAGTGGCTTTGAACTGCAAGAGGCTGCCCCCCTACTGGCGGGGATTGCCCACCTGAGCGATGCTCCCGAGCAACTTCTGGCGGCAGTGTTAGCGTGGACAGGCGGTCAGCCCTTTTTAACCCAAAAGCTCTGCCGTCTGTTGCAAATCCACGGTTCATTTATGGCGGCGGCAGCCATTCCGGCCACCTTGGAGCACTTCGTACACGAGCATATTCTCCAAGATTGGGAGCGTCACGATGAGCCAGAGCACCTGAAAACGATTCGGAATCGGCTGCTGGCGGATGAGCAGCGGATTGGCCGCCTATTGGGGTTGTATCAATCGGTGCTGGAGACAGGGGGGATTCCCCTCGATGGCAGCCCGGAGCAGCGTGCCCTCTGTTTGACGGGTCTGGTGTGTCAGCGGCACGGCCAACTGGTGGTGTTTAACCCCATCTATGCCCATGTTTTTAATCCCCATTGGATTGAGCAGCAACTGGAGCAGTTGCGCCCCTACTCCCAAGAGTTTCAGGCATGGTTGCGCTCCGGTGGCAGTGATAGTTCCCGCTTACTGCGGGGGCAAGCCCTCGAAGATGCCCTGCTCTGGGCCAGTGGCAAAAGCCTGAGTGATCTTGACTATCAGTACCTCTCAGCCAGTCAAGAGGCCAACCAAAAAGCGATTCAGCAAACGCTGCTGTTGGAGCGGCAGGAAAAGGAGGCCATTAGTGCCGCCAACCGCATTCTCGAAGCCGCACGCCGCAAAGCCAGCCGCCTTACCCGGCGCGCCCTGTTGGCTCTGGCGGTGGTATCGGTGATTTCTGTCGGTGTTGCCGCCATCCTTGTAAAGACCCATACAGAACTGCGCACCTCGGAACAAAGTCTCGCCCTAGAGCAGGCCAGTGACGATCTGCTTGAGCAATTCCAAACCCAAGAACTGGCGGCACTATTAGCGGCCATCCAAGCGGGTCGGCAGTTGCAATCCCTCGTGGGGCAGCGCCCCTTGAGCCAGTACCCCACCACCCGCCCCCTGTTTGTCCTTAACTACATCTTGGATCGCATCCAAGCCCGCAATCAGTGGCATACATCGGAAGCGCCTCTTGTGGCAGCCCAGATCACGCGGGATGGCCAGCGGCTCAGCATTAGTGAAGCCGGAGTTGTGCAGTTTTGGACGGTTCAGGGACAGGCGGTCGCCACTCAACCCTTGGGCATTGGCTCTGTGAAGTTAGCGCGCCTCAATCCTCAGGGGGATCGCCTCGCGCTGCTGAATCAGCAGGGGCAGTTGTCTATCTGGCGAATTGAGCGGCAGCAACTGGTTTTGGCACACCGTTTGACACCGGTTGCCGCCGAAATTGGCAATTTACGCTTTAGTGCCGACAGTCAGGAAATTGCTGCTACCACGACAACGGGCACCATTTTTCGCTGGCGCACCAGTGGTGAACTGATCGGCTCTATCAGCACCCCCAGCCAAACCATTAACAGCCTTAGCTACGGTCGCGATCGCCTTGCTATTGCCGATGCCGCTGGCTGGATCCGTGTTTGGTTCCTCGACGGAACCCCCTTACAGGCGTGGCAGGTGCAGGCGGATAAGCCCATTCCCCAAACCAGTCTCACGTATCTGGAGGATGGCAAACTAGCCAGTGTGGGCGAAGATGGCACGCTGCGCCTTTGGAACGGCAACGGCCAACAGATCAATCAATGGCAGGTGAGTTCTGCGCCGGTGTATTTTGTCGGCACTACGCCCCGGGCTGGCGAACTCATTACCCTCAGCACCGACAATAGCATCCGTCTATGGTCAATAACGGGGGAATTGCTGGCGGATCTGCAGGGTCACGAGCGACTGGTGAATACGGTGAGTTTTGATGCCAGCGGTGGCACGCTCCTGAGTAGCGATCGCGGCGGTCAGATGACCCTGTGGTACCTCAACCACGATCGCCTGAGGGAGTGGTTGGCCGGTCAAGACAGTGTTTGGAGCCTTGCCCTCGATGCTGCGGCGGCCACACTGGTGACGGGGGGCAAAGACGGTCGGGTCAAACATTGGCGGCGGGATGGTCGTCTGTTGGCGCAAACGCCGGTTCTGGATCCGGAGGGGATTAATCAGGTGCTATTTACGGCTGATCAACAACGGGTTGCGATCGCCACCAAGGGGGGGAAGCTTGCCCTCTGGAACCTCAACGATAACTCGCTGCAAACATGGACGCTACCGATTGAGGATTCCCTCTATGCCATTGCCCTTGACCGACAGCAACGCTACTTTGCCGCGGGCGATGCCAAAGGAACCCTCTATTTACTGGATCTGCAGCAGCCGCAGCACATCCGACAGTGGCAGACAAAGGGCGAAATCTGGAGCTTGAGTTTTCATCCCGAGCGCCCCCTTCTGGCCAGCACCGGACAGGCGGGGGTCGTAGAAGTCTGGCATATCCACCGCGATCGCCTAGCCTATCGCTTGGATCCTAAGCAGGGGTGGCTAGCCAGCGTTCGCTTTAGTGGCGATGGTCACTCCCTAGTGGCGGCAGGGGAAAGTGGCTGGGTTTATCGTTGGAATGCCCAAGGGGGCGATCGCCAAACCTTTCGCGCCCATCAGCGCAGCATTGTCAGCCTTAGCCTCAGTGCCGATGGGCAAACCATTGCCACCGCCTCACCGGATCGCAGTGTGCGCCTCTGGAATCGCTCCGGTCAGTTGATTACCCTCCTCGATGATATTCGGGCAATTCCCTACAGTGTTGATCTACAGGGCGACACGGACCAGTACGTGGCCATCGGAACCGAGGATGACGAAGTGATTGTCACCCCCCTTTCGTCCCTCTCCCAACTGATCAGCGCGGCCTGTGAGTGGCTGCAAGACTACCGTAGCCAAAATCCAGCCGTCACCCGTGCCTGTCCCTAG
- a CDS encoding DUF2488 family protein, with the protein MTTYYYVLASKKFLTEDEPLEEVFRERQRHYRDQGKEIDFWLVPEPAFLELPQFADQKARCPQPAAAIISTNPQFIQWLKLRLEYVLVGQFTSDDVDNPLASLAQV; encoded by the coding sequence ATGACGACCTACTACTACGTCCTTGCGAGCAAAAAATTCCTGACGGAAGATGAACCCCTCGAAGAAGTGTTCCGCGAGCGACAGCGCCATTACCGTGACCAAGGTAAGGAGATTGATTTTTGGTTGGTGCCTGAGCCAGCCTTCCTAGAACTCCCTCAGTTTGCCGATCAAAAAGCCCGCTGCCCCCAACCCGCGGCAGCCATTATTTCCACTAACCCGCAATTTATCCAGTGGCTGAAGTTGCGCCTTGAGTACGTGCTGGTGGGGCAGTTCACCAGCGACGATGTGGACAATCCCTTAGCCTCTTTGGCGCAGGTCTAG
- the ribBA gene encoding bifunctional 3,4-dihydroxy-2-butanone-4-phosphate synthase/GTP cyclohydrolase II, whose amino-acid sequence MNDSFTFDSIEAALEALRRGEVIVVVDDEHRENEGDLIGAAERVTPAMINFMAVNARGLICLAMEGDRLDELDLPLMVTTNTDSNQTAFTVSVDAGSRWGVTTGISAEDRARTIQALIDPTTQPQELRRPGHIFPLRSRPGGVLKRAGHTEAAVDLTRLAGLYPAGIICEIQNPDGSMSRLPELMAYARTHQLKIISIADLISYRLQHERFIRREAVAALPTEFGEFQIYGYRNSLDQSEHVAIVKGDPATFSQQPVLVRVHSECLTGDALGSLRCDCRMQLQAALKMIDAAGAGVVVYLRQEGRGIGLVNKLRAYSLQDIGMDTVEANEHLGFPADLRNYGVGAQMLNDLGVRQIRLITNNPRKIAGLKGYGLEVVDRVPLLIEATPYNTSYLTTKAEKLGHLLLQTYLLTVAFRWQESHLSVGDRYERLEKLRHLAAGMHLLVREEARPVAQAIFSHPDLIVHFGFDQPDLADRHWMRQPEHPYVMAVQQLLQTFCQWPNLASFEFLVATGSDPMLNLPMHLDRQPFECQAPTEWQPHLIYTYSPQRTEAPTP is encoded by the coding sequence TTGAACGATTCGTTTACGTTTGACTCAATTGAGGCTGCCCTTGAGGCGCTACGGCGCGGTGAAGTCATTGTTGTCGTCGATGACGAACACCGTGAAAACGAAGGGGATCTCATTGGGGCAGCGGAGCGGGTCACCCCCGCAATGATTAACTTTATGGCGGTCAATGCCCGCGGTCTCATCTGTTTGGCCATGGAGGGCGATCGCCTCGATGAGCTTGATCTGCCCCTGATGGTGACCACCAATACCGACAGCAACCAAACGGCCTTTACGGTGAGTGTGGATGCGGGCAGCCGCTGGGGGGTCACCACCGGTATTTCCGCCGAAGATCGGGCACGCACGATCCAAGCCCTCATTGATCCGACCACACAGCCCCAAGAGTTGCGCCGCCCCGGTCATATTTTTCCCCTGCGATCGCGCCCGGGCGGGGTGCTCAAGCGCGCTGGCCACACCGAAGCCGCGGTGGATCTCACCCGCCTCGCCGGACTGTACCCGGCCGGGATTATTTGTGAAATTCAAAATCCCGATGGTTCAATGTCGCGGTTACCGGAATTAATGGCCTATGCCCGCACCCATCAGCTTAAAATTATTAGCATTGCCGACTTAATTAGCTATCGCCTGCAGCACGAGCGGTTTATTCGCCGCGAAGCCGTGGCGGCGCTGCCCACCGAGTTTGGTGAGTTCCAAATTTATGGCTACCGGAACTCCCTCGACCAGTCTGAGCACGTGGCCATTGTGAAAGGCGACCCCGCCACCTTTAGTCAACAGCCGGTTCTGGTGCGGGTACACTCCGAATGCCTGACTGGGGATGCCCTTGGCTCCCTGCGCTGTGACTGCCGGATGCAACTCCAAGCCGCCCTGAAAATGATTGATGCCGCCGGGGCGGGGGTGGTGGTCTATCTGCGCCAAGAAGGACGAGGCATTGGCCTAGTGAACAAGCTGCGCGCCTACTCGCTCCAAGATATTGGCATGGATACCGTTGAAGCCAATGAGCACCTCGGGTTTCCGGCGGATCTGCGCAACTACGGCGTGGGTGCCCAAATGCTCAATGATTTGGGAGTGCGGCAAATTCGCCTGATTACCAATAACCCCCGCAAAATTGCCGGCCTTAAGGGCTATGGCCTCGAAGTGGTGGATCGGGTGCCCTTGCTGATTGAGGCCACCCCCTACAACACCAGCTACTTAACCACCAAGGCGGAGAAGTTAGGGCACCTGCTGCTGCAAACCTATCTGCTGACCGTCGCCTTTCGCTGGCAAGAAAGCCATCTCAGTGTGGGCGATCGCTACGAACGCCTAGAAAAGCTGCGCCATCTAGCGGCAGGGATGCACCTATTAGTACGGGAAGAGGCGCGACCGGTTGCCCAAGCAATTTTTAGCCATCCTGACCTGATTGTCCATTTTGGCTTTGATCAGCCGGATCTCGCCGATCGCCACTGGATGCGGCAGCCGGAGCATCCCTACGTCATGGCGGTGCAGCAGTTGTTGCAAACCTTTTGCCAGTGGCCGAACTTGGCTAGCTTTGAGTTCTTGGTGGCCACCGGCAGCGACCCGATGCTCAATTTACCCATGCACCTTGATCGCCAGCCCTTTGAGTGCCAAGCGCCCACCGAATGGCAGCCCCACCTCATCTATACCTATTCCCCTCAGCGCACGGAGGCACCCACCCCCTAA
- a CDS encoding GNAT family N-acetyltransferase, producing MTFTLRPMHRADLDVAIAWAAAEGWQPGLGDGDSFYATDPHGFWLGELGGKPISCISAVAYNNCYGFVGFYIVHPDYRGQGYGWQTWQHALAYLRDRQMGLDGVVAQQANYQKSGFEVAYRNIRYSAQFSTLPEPQEAAAVDVVPASTLPFDQLMAFDATYFPAARPTFLQHWLQQPNALAAAVVERGTIQGYGMIRPCHQGWRIGPLFATTPPVAETLLRQFLRHGYAKPCFWDIPEPNLAALALAAHYGFTPCFETARMYKNGCPNLPLEGIFGVTTLELG from the coding sequence ATGACCTTTACCCTCCGTCCTATGCACCGCGCTGACCTTGATGTCGCGATCGCGTGGGCAGCCGCAGAGGGGTGGCAACCCGGCTTAGGGGATGGCGATAGTTTTTATGCCACCGATCCACACGGGTTTTGGCTGGGGGAACTGGGGGGCAAACCCATCTCGTGCATTTCAGCAGTCGCTTACAACAACTGTTACGGGTTTGTTGGGTTTTATATTGTCCATCCTGACTATCGCGGTCAGGGCTACGGCTGGCAAACGTGGCAGCACGCCCTTGCCTACCTCCGCGATCGCCAGATGGGTCTTGATGGAGTGGTGGCGCAGCAGGCTAACTATCAAAAATCCGGCTTTGAGGTGGCCTACCGCAATATTCGCTACAGCGCCCAGTTCAGCACACTGCCTGAGCCACAGGAGGCCGCAGCGGTTGACGTGGTACCCGCAAGCACGTTGCCCTTTGACCAACTGATGGCCTTTGATGCCACTTACTTTCCGGCAGCGCGGCCAACATTTTTGCAGCACTGGCTGCAGCAACCCAATGCTCTGGCCGCCGCCGTGGTCGAGCGCGGTACAATTCAAGGCTACGGCATGATTCGTCCCTGCCATCAAGGCTGGCGCATTGGCCCGTTGTTTGCCACCACCCCCCCAGTAGCGGAAACCCTACTGCGCCAGTTTTTGCGCCACGGCTACGCTAAACCCTGCTTCTGGGATATTCCCGAACCGAACCTAGCCGCCTTGGCCCTAGCGGCACACTACGGCTTTACTCCCTGCTTTGAAACAGCGCGGATGTACAAAAACGGCTGCCCCAACCTGCCTCTGGAGGGTATTTTTGGGGTAACAACTCTAGAGCTAGGATAA
- the secA gene encoding preprotein translocase subunit SecA, translating to MLKALFGDPNQRKVKKYQPLVVEINLLEEQVQPLSDSELQAKTGEFKQRLENGETLDDLLPEAFAVVREASRRVLGMRHFDVQLIGGMILHDGQIAEMKTGEGKTLVATLPAYLNALTGKGVHIVTVNDYLARRDAEWMGQVHRFLGLSVGLIQQQMAPQERQKSYACDITYATNSEIGFDYLRDNMATSMAEVVQRPFNYCVIDEVDSVLIDEARTPLIISGQVERPTEKYLKAAEIARRLKKEEHYEVDEKARNVLMTDEGFIEAEKLLGVEDLYDPQDPWAHYIFNAIKAKELFQKDVNYIVRNGEVVIVDEFTGRVMVGRRWSDGLHQAIEAKEGLDIQNESQTLATITYQNLFLLYPKLAGMTGTAKTEEAEFEKIYKLEVTVVPTNRPSRRRDLSDVVYKTERGKWFAVASECAEIHAQGRPVLVGTTSVEKSEILSQLLRELEIPHNLLNAKPENVERESEIVAQAGRKGAVTISTNMAGRGTDIILGGNADYMARLKVREYFMPRIVMPPSDDPMMLLGLMQDRQGGQGFGQAAPKNWKVSASLFPCEISKEAEKLLRHAVDVAVKTYGERSIPELQAEDMLAIASEKAPTDDPVIQALRNAFNRIREEYEVVTKKEHEEVVELGGLHVIGTERHESRRIDNQLRGRAGRQGDPGSTRFFLSLEDNLLRIFGGDRVASIMNALRVDEDMPIESGLLTRSLENAQRKVETYYYDIRKQVFEYDEVMNNQRRAIYAERRRVLEGEDLKDRVLEYAEKTMDDIIAAYVNPDLPSEEWDLEGLVSKVQEFVYLLADLRPEHLAHLSVPEMQAFLHEQVRTAYEQKEAEIDRLQAGLMRQAERFFILQQIDMLWREHLQQMDALRESVGLRGYGQEDPLVEYKREGYELFLDMMIMIRRNVVYSLFQFQPQVAPPPEVSSSESV from the coding sequence ATGCTGAAAGCCCTATTTGGCGATCCCAATCAGCGCAAGGTTAAAAAGTATCAGCCCCTTGTGGTCGAGATCAACCTGCTGGAGGAGCAAGTTCAGCCCCTAAGCGATAGCGAATTACAGGCAAAGACTGGCGAATTTAAGCAGCGGCTGGAGAACGGTGAAACCCTTGACGACCTGTTGCCGGAAGCCTTTGCCGTCGTGCGGGAGGCCTCACGGCGGGTGCTGGGGATGCGGCACTTTGATGTGCAGCTGATTGGCGGCATGATCCTCCACGATGGCCAAATTGCCGAAATGAAAACGGGGGAAGGTAAAACCCTTGTGGCCACCCTGCCCGCTTACCTCAATGCCTTAACCGGTAAGGGGGTGCACATTGTTACGGTGAACGATTACCTAGCCCGGCGCGATGCCGAGTGGATGGGGCAGGTGCATCGGTTCTTGGGTCTGAGCGTAGGACTCATTCAGCAGCAAATGGCCCCCCAAGAGCGGCAAAAAAGCTATGCCTGCGACATTACCTACGCCACCAACAGTGAAATTGGCTTCGATTACCTGCGGGATAACATGGCCACCTCGATGGCGGAGGTGGTGCAGCGCCCCTTTAACTACTGTGTCATTGACGAAGTGGATTCGGTGCTGATTGACGAAGCCCGCACCCCGCTCATTATTTCTGGCCAAGTGGAGCGCCCCACCGAGAAGTACCTTAAGGCCGCCGAGATTGCCCGCCGCCTCAAAAAAGAAGAACACTACGAGGTGGACGAAAAAGCCCGCAACGTCCTGATGACGGATGAAGGCTTTATTGAAGCAGAAAAATTACTGGGGGTAGAAGACCTCTACGACCCGCAGGATCCGTGGGCACACTATATTTTTAATGCCATTAAAGCCAAGGAACTGTTCCAGAAGGATGTCAACTATATTGTCCGCAACGGCGAAGTGGTGATTGTGGATGAGTTTACCGGGCGGGTCATGGTGGGTCGCCGCTGGAGTGATGGCCTGCATCAAGCCATTGAGGCCAAAGAGGGGCTAGATATTCAAAATGAGTCCCAAACCCTTGCCACGATTACCTATCAGAATTTATTTTTGCTGTACCCCAAATTGGCGGGGATGACCGGCACCGCTAAAACGGAAGAGGCCGAGTTTGAAAAAATCTATAAGCTTGAGGTCACAGTAGTTCCCACCAACCGCCCCAGTCGGCGGCGCGATTTGTCCGATGTGGTCTATAAAACCGAGCGCGGCAAATGGTTTGCGGTGGCCTCCGAGTGCGCTGAAATCCATGCCCAAGGTCGCCCGGTATTGGTGGGTACCACCAGCGTTGAAAAATCCGAAATTCTCTCCCAGTTGTTGCGGGAGCTAGAAATTCCCCATAACCTCCTGAATGCCAAGCCCGAAAATGTGGAGCGGGAGTCGGAGATTGTGGCGCAGGCGGGCCGCAAGGGGGCGGTAACCATTTCCACCAACATGGCCGGTCGCGGTACCGATATTATCCTTGGTGGGAATGCCGACTATATGGCACGGCTGAAGGTGCGGGAATACTTTATGCCCCGCATTGTCATGCCCCCCAGCGATGACCCAATGATGCTGTTGGGGTTAATGCAAGACCGCCAAGGGGGTCAAGGGTTTGGCCAAGCCGCGCCTAAAAACTGGAAGGTGTCCGCCAGTTTGTTCCCCTGCGAGATTAGCAAAGAGGCCGAAAAGCTCCTGCGTCATGCGGTGGATGTTGCCGTGAAAACCTACGGCGAGCGCAGTATTCCGGAATTACAGGCGGAAGATATGCTGGCGATCGCCTCCGAAAAGGCCCCCACCGATGATCCGGTGATTCAGGCGCTGCGCAATGCCTTTAATCGCATCCGCGAAGAGTACGAAGTGGTTACCAAAAAAGAACACGAGGAGGTGGTCGAGCTAGGGGGTCTGCATGTGATTGGTACCGAGCGGCACGAGTCGCGGCGGATTGATAACCAGTTGCGGGGGCGCGCCGGTCGCCAAGGGGATCCGGGGTCAACCCGCTTTTTCCTAAGTTTGGAAGATAATCTGCTGCGTATCTTTGGTGGCGATCGCGTCGCCAGTATTATGAACGCCCTGCGGGTGGATGAAGATATGCCCATCGAGTCCGGATTGCTGACCCGCAGCCTCGAAAATGCCCAGCGCAAAGTGGAGACCTACTACTACGACATCCGCAAACAGGTGTTCGAGTACGACGAAGTCATGAATAACCAGCGGCGGGCAATTTATGCGGAGCGGCGGCGGGTCTTAGAGGGCGAGGATCTCAAGGATCGGGTACTCGAGTACGCCGAAAAAACCATGGACGACATTATTGCCGCCTACGTCAACCCGGATCTGCCCTCAGAGGAGTGGGATTTAGAGGGCTTGGTGAGCAAAGTACAGGAATTTGTCTATTTACTGGCGGATCTGCGACCGGAGCACCTTGCCCACCTGAGTGTGCCGGAAATGCAAGCCTTTTTGCACGAGCAAGTGCGCACGGCTTACGAACAAAAAGAAGCCGAAATCGATCGCCTACAGGCGGGGTTAATGCGGCAGGCGGAGCGGTTCTTTATTTTGCAGCAAATTGATATGCTTTGGCGCGAGCACCTGCAACAGATGGATGCCCTGCGGGAGTCGGTGGGGCTGCGGGGCTACGGCCAAGAGGATCCCCTTGTTGAGTACAAGCGGGAAGGCTACGAGCTATTCCTCGATATGATGATTATGATCCGCCGCAATGTGGTCTATTCCCTGTTCCAGTTCCAACCCCAAGTGGCACCACCACCGGAGGTTTCCTCCTCAGAGTCGGTCTAG
- a CDS encoding Mo-dependent nitrogenase C-terminal domain-containing protein, producing the protein MIAKVRHWLLTRPIETPAIAHRICRWVPAQCPFARTISLFGRSLITIPPLCKLNPFYEEIMTLRLRALTYLSEVCREDISQYV; encoded by the coding sequence ATGATCGCAAAAGTACGGCACTGGCTACTGACACGACCAATAGAAACGCCCGCGATCGCCCACCGGATTTGCCGCTGGGTACCGGCGCAGTGTCCCTTTGCCCGGACGATTTCCCTGTTTGGTCGGTCCCTCATCACCATTCCGCCCCTGTGTAAACTCAACCCCTTTTACGAAGAGATTATGACGCTGCGGTTGCGTGCCTTAACCTACCTGAGCGAGGTGTGCCGCGAGGACATTAGCCAGTATGTTTAG
- the bioF gene encoding 8-amino-7-oxononanoate synthase, whose amino-acid sequence MIPPAFAWLNPALDALQRAHWWREPTVSSAPAAVVTLGEASQPLINFCSNDYLGLATHPAVKAAAIEAIETWGTGATGSRLLSGQRPLHAELEGAIARWKGTEAALVFSSGTAANIGTIAALVDQRDLILGDAYNHACLKKGARLSHATYYEYGHNDVTQLQHYLKQHRWQHRRCLILTDGVFSMDGDVAPVSAIVQLAAEFTAMVLVDDAHGTGVLGATGAGTLEALGQLTAAVIQMGTLSKALGSLGGYIAGHQALITYLRHRASTWVYSTGLSPADAAAALAAIQILQSEPHRRQTLQERIQQFATGLAKAGVPLLPRSLPTPIFCIPAPDTTTVQHWGQQLQAQGCWVATVRPPTVPYSRLRITLRADHTPEHIEHLLGALLALAR is encoded by the coding sequence GTGATTCCGCCCGCCTTTGCTTGGTTAAACCCAGCGCTTGATGCCCTACAGCGCGCCCACTGGTGGCGCGAGCCAACCGTGAGTAGTGCCCCTGCCGCCGTGGTGACGCTAGGGGAGGCTTCCCAGCCCCTGATTAACTTTTGCAGTAACGATTACTTGGGCTTGGCCACCCATCCTGCCGTCAAGGCGGCTGCCATTGAAGCTATTGAAACGTGGGGTACGGGGGCAACCGGATCTCGCCTCCTGAGTGGCCAGCGACCCCTGCACGCAGAACTCGAGGGGGCGATCGCCCGCTGGAAAGGCACCGAGGCTGCCCTTGTCTTTAGCTCCGGCACTGCCGCCAATATCGGTACCATTGCCGCCTTAGTCGATCAACGGGATCTAATCCTAGGGGATGCTTACAATCATGCCTGCCTCAAAAAGGGGGCACGCTTAAGCCACGCCACCTACTACGAGTATGGCCACAACGATGTGACGCAGTTGCAGCACTACCTAAAACAACACCGCTGGCAGCATCGCCGGTGTCTCATTCTCACGGACGGGGTTTTTAGCATGGATGGAGACGTTGCGCCCGTATCAGCCATTGTGCAGTTGGCGGCAGAGTTTACTGCCATGGTGCTAGTGGACGATGCCCACGGCACGGGTGTGTTAGGCGCAACCGGAGCAGGTACCCTCGAAGCCCTCGGGCAACTCACCGCTGCGGTGATTCAAATGGGCACCCTCAGTAAAGCCCTAGGGAGTTTAGGGGGCTATATTGCTGGTCATCAGGCGTTAATAACCTACTTACGCCATCGTGCCAGCACATGGGTCTATAGTACGGGACTCTCCCCAGCGGATGCCGCCGCGGCCTTAGCGGCTATCCAGATTCTCCAATCAGAGCCGCACCGTCGCCAAACCCTTCAGGAGCGTATCCAACAGTTCGCCACTGGTCTAGCCAAGGCAGGAGTTCCCCTATTGCCCCGCTCCCTCCCCACACCGATTTTTTGTATTCCCGCCCCGGATACCACCACCGTCCAACACTGGGGACAACAGTTACAGGCTCAGGGCTGTTGGGTGGCCACTGTGCGCCCGCCCACTGTTCCCTACAGTCGGCTACGGATAACCCTGCGCGCCGATCATACCCCCGAGCACATTGAGCACTTACTGGGTGCCTTGCTTGCTCTGGCACGGTAA